The following DNA comes from Candidatus Peregrinibacteria bacterium.
CCACTCGCCTCATCTCGCAAAAATTGCCCATTCCAAAATGCCTGTCGAATGCGCTCCCGAAAAGATGTTTGCTTTAAAAACCCCTTTGCCCCTGTTGTGAGGGGAGAATTTGGTGCGAGTTCATGAAGAAAGGCATACATGCTCAACATAAGCGCCTGAATTTCAATACAATACCCTTCCCGCGTGTCACTCTGAAAACCAGTGTCCATCCATGTTTCAAGTGGACCGTTATAAAAAAGTCCATCATGAAGAAGCTTTTTTTCGAGTCGCTGAAGAGAGGTCTGAAGGGCATTTTTCACCATCTCCTGTTCAGAAGAGAGCAGAAACCCTTCGCGAAAAAGCTCTCGAAGACGGAAGAATATCCATCCAACACCATCTGCAGAACTAAGATCGGAAGCAGGATACCGATTGGGAATGCGCCCAGTGCTATCCATACGCGAAAGCGCGCCAAGAAGAATCCGCTTTGCCGTTTCTCGTTTTCCTGCAAGACAAAGTCCTTTTGCACTTATTGCCTCATCTCGAGTCCAAAACTGAAAAAACCACGGATGTCCCGCAAAAAGCCCCTTTCGTCCATCTCGCTCAGAGAGAAGTCCGCGCAGTGCAATAGCAGATGAATGTGTCGCTTTCTGAAGATTTGATGAATCGTTAGAAACTTCCCAAATATTTTCGCTCTCAATGTTTTCTTCTCCCCACTTCTTTCTTCCCTCCAAAGAGAGAGAAATACGCCGAACTGGACCAAGACGACACCGCAGGACATAAAATTCACCTTCTCCTCCCTCACGCTCAGCATCAAATGAATACTCTCGGCGTACCCATTCAAGCGACCAAAGTCTTTGCTTTTGATCTGTTTTTATAAAGAGAGAAGAATCAGGGAGAAACTGTAAATTTTGAAAACGAATACGCACACCATCTTCCTCTTCTTGAAAATCATAATCTCGGTGGAGTCCGTTTGCGTTATATGCTTCTCGAAAATCGAGAAAAAGATCGGTGTTTCCTTGGGTATCGCGTTCGTAGAGCAAGGTTTCCCCCTGAAGAACAAAGGATTCTCGAACGCCATTTGGAAAACGACGAAAAGCAGAGTACTCAGATTCAACGGTAAGGACTGGTTTTCCAGAATGACCTTCTGGACAAATATCTTCTAATATACGAAAAAAACTATTCCCAGCAGGAAGAAAAAGTCCATGATACCGACTTTCAGCACGCTGTCCAATGGTGCAGAACCCTCCAGTATCACTAAAAACAATGAGGAACGGATTCATGTTTTATGAGGGGTTATTCAAATTTTCGTTTGGGAGAATAACTCGTGTAGAGGAGTGATTTTCGTTTTTCCTCGGGAATGGTCTTGAGGTATTCGAAATACTCCTGAACAATAGGATTTTCATGCGCGTTCCGCATTGTCATTTTTCGGTCGATGCCGTAGATTCCGGCAATGCGTTTTTTGATAATGCGGTCAGAAGAAGGATTTGGCTGTCCTCCACCGCCAATACATCCACCAGGACACGCCATAAATTCGAGATAATCGAACAGACTCGGATTTTCCTTAATTGCCTTGAGAACTTTTCGAATATTTTTTGGCATCGCCACAACCCCCACTTTCACCTTCATTTTTCCAATGGAAATGACGGCTCGTTTCACGCCCTTCATTCCTCGAACTTCGGTGAGCTCAACGTTTTTCAAATTTTCTCCTGTGATCATGCGGTATGCTGTGCGAAGCGCGGATTCCATCACTCCTCCAGATGCACCGTAAATAACCGCCGCTCCGGTATGAATACCGTAGCGGTCAACCTCACTTGGCTCTAAACTTGGAAGATCGATATTGTGCTTTTTAAGGAGCACCGCGAGTTCCCGCGTTGTAAGAGAATAGTCAACAGGAAACATGCCATCAATTTTCATTTTTTCGTGTTGTGCCTCATATTTTTTTGAAGTACATGGCATTACCGAAACCACTACAATTCTTTTAGGATCAACACCTTCTTTCTCTGCCCACCACGTTTTATATGCACCACCAGAATGCATTTGTGGAGAACGTGCTGTGGTGAGATGTGGAATGAGCTCTGGATGATAGTATTCGAGATATTTCACCCATCCTGGGCAACACGAGGTAAACATAGGAAGTCCTTCACCGCTGTGAATTCGCTCAATGAGCTCTTCCGCTTCAACAATAGTAGTAATATCTGCTCCAAAATTCACATCGAATATTTTATCAAACCCAAGGAGTCGATATGCCGTGTACATTTTTCCAGTGAGATCTGTTCCGTACGGAGCGCCAAACTCCTCTCCAATACTCGCCCGAACCGATGGTGCTGTTTGGACGATGACAATTTTATCTGGATCGGCAATCGCCGCCTCCACCTGCTCAATATGTCCCTGTTCGCGAATAGCATTTACTGGGCACACCACAGTGCACTGTCCGCAGTAAATACAATCGACTTTGGGGTCTTTATTATAATCGACTCGAGTTTTTGTATTTTTTCCCGAAAGCTCCAAAAAATGAATACCAATACGATCACACGCCTTCACACACTTGTTACAGGCAATACAAAGCTCTGGGTCAAATTCTGCGGCCGTTCCCATTTTATGAATAGCTCGTCCCACCCTTCGGCGAACGTACTTATTTTCGGGAATGTGGTATTTATCAATTGTATCCGCCACTTTACACCAATCACCCTTTTGACACTTTGGACAAAGCTTTCGATGAGACGCAAGGAGAAGCTCCATGTTTTTCTTCCGCAAACGTTCGATTTTTGGAGAAGTCGTATGAATACGAAGTCCTTCCGATGCCGGAACCGTACACGACGTTTCAATTCGTTTTGTGTCTTCTAAAAGAACAAGACATGCACGACAATTTGCCTCCACTTCCATATCTTCGTGGTAGCAAAAGTGAGGAATGGGAATATCGTTTTCAATAGCAATCTGAAGGATATTTTTTCCTTCTTCTGTCTGGATTTCTTTTCCGTCGATGAATATCGAGACTTTTTTCTTCATAGAGGTTTGTCGAGAATATTTTTTGCGTAGCTTCGAATGGCAACTGGAACGGATTTTCCAAGCGCACAAAACGAGGAATTTTCGAGAAGTTCGAGAACATCTTCCATTTGTTTCCACGGAATATGCTTCGCCTCTTTTACCAAGTGATAGAGCTGATAGGTTCCCTCACGACATGGCGTGCATTTTCCACAGCTTTCTTCTTTGTAAAATTCAAGCCATTTCATAAGGAGATCTTTTGGTTTTATGCTCATGCGATAGACTTCAATAGAACCAGCGCCAGTAACCCGCTCGGTTTTTGCCTGTTCTGCACTAAAAACCTCACCACTTGCACTTCCCCCAATTTGAATAAAATAGGGAAATTTTGGCTCATTTCCAGTGGCTTCAAGCACTTTCCACGACGACCACTCCGCTGGAAGATGATACACTCCGGGATGCTGTATTTCTCCAGAGAGACAATAAAATCGACGACCGTCGTAACTCCCCTGTTCCACTGCCGCAATGTTAAAAAGAGTTTCTACATTGTGAACAAGTGTTGGCTTTCCGAAGAGTCCTTTTTGCGCCGGAAATGGTGGTTTGAGTCGCGGTTTGGTTCGTTTTCCTTCAATAGCATTCAGAAGTGCGGTTTCTTCTCCGCCAATATATGAAGGATGTTCACGAAAAACTTTGATGTCGTACCCCTCTTTGGCGTACTGCTCAATAATATCATCAAGCTTTTCGTGAAGTTCACGGTAATATCGGGCATTCATATTGAAATATCCCTTTTTTGTTTCGAGAAAATCCATGGCAAGTTTCATGCCAGCAAACACCTGCTCGGGGTGATCACGAAGAATTTGAATATCTTTAAAGAGTCCAATTTCTCCTTCGGACGCATTGCACACCACGTACTTTGGTTTTCCCTTGGCACTCTTTACAAATTCCCATTTTCGATAAGTGGGAAATTCCGCTCCACCGCGACCCACAAGCCCTGCGGATTTAATTTTTTCGAGAATATCTGTTTTTTTGCTTTGAGTGGGAGACACGTTTTTTCGTGTAAAAATCAATCGTATTGTACCACTTTTAAAAAGAGAAGGAAATGAGAAATCGAAATCTATACCATCTTTATTTTGGGAAAATATTGTTTCGGGAAAAACGGGAAAAACTACTGATTCCCATTTTCCAAAAATGCATTTAAAAGCGATTTTTCCATTTCCTTTTGCGGAGCCTCTTTTTCCGTCCAAAGAAAAAACTGTCGCATTCCCTGAAACAGCAACATTTTTTCTCCAGTAACAATAGTGCCACCATTTTTTTGAGCATCGAGCAGAAAACGAGTATGAAGTGGAAAAAAAACCGCATCAAACGCCACGCCAGAAAATTCATTCCAAACAGGTTCTAAAACCGGAGATT
Coding sequences within:
- a CDS encoding (2Fe-2S)-binding protein, translating into MKKKVSIFIDGKEIQTEEGKNILQIAIENDIPIPHFCYHEDMEVEANCRACLVLLEDTKRIETSCTVPASEGLRIHTTSPKIERLRKKNMELLLASHRKLCPKCQKGDWCKVADTIDKYHIPENKYVRRRVGRAIHKMGTAAEFDPELCIACNKCVKACDRIGIHFLELSGKNTKTRVDYNKDPKVDCIYCGQCTVVCPVNAIREQGHIEQVEAAIADPDKIVIVQTAPSVRASIGEEFGAPYGTDLTGKMYTAYRLLGFDKIFDVNFGADITTIVEAEELIERIHSGEGLPMFTSCCPGWVKYLEYYHPELIPHLTTARSPQMHSGGAYKTWWAEKEGVDPKRIVVVSVMPCTSKKYEAQHEKMKIDGMFPVDYSLTTRELAVLLKKHNIDLPSLEPSEVDRYGIHTGAAVIYGASGGVMESALRTAYRMITGENLKNVELTEVRGMKGVKRAVISIGKMKVKVGVVAMPKNIRKVLKAIKENPSLFDYLEFMACPGGCIGGGGQPNPSSDRIIKKRIAGIYGIDRKMTMRNAHENPIVQEYFEYLKTIPEEKRKSLLYTSYSPKRKFE